One Streptomyces dangxiongensis genomic window, CGCGGGCGACAGCGAGAACGCCTTCGGGGTGGACCTCCCGACCGCGGGACCGGCGCTGATCGTCGCCATGGCGTTCGCCACGGTCGTCCTGCTGGCCCTGGCCCTGGCCGTGGCAACGGGCGGCAGACGGTACCTGGAAGCGGCGCTCGTCCCGTCGTCCGTCCTGCTGGCCGTCTACGTCCTGAAGGCGGCGGACGTGTCCGACCTGGCGGACCTGTACAGCCGGCTGGCCGCATCGTTCACCGGCGCCAGCATCGGCACCGGCGTGGGCCTGTGGCTGGGCCTGGCCTTCGCCGCCCTGACCCTGCTGTTCGTCCTCGCGGCCGTGCTGCTCGGGTGGGGGACCGGTGACACCCTCACCTACCCGGCGTTCGGCACCGCACGGCGGCCCGGCAACGCCGCACCACCGGCCGGCGACACCACCTTCTACCCGCCCCGGCCGGACAGCCCGCCCGGCGCCGCCCCGGAACCGCACGACAGAGGCGAGTAAGGAGGGCGAGGGGAGGGCCGGGGTGCCTGCCCGTCGGCCGACGGCACGACATCGGCCGATGATCGGACGACCGGCGGGGAACGCCCCGGCCGGGGCTACTCGCACACCGTGCCGTCCCGTGGCATCGTGCCGTCGAGCAGATAGGTGTTCACCGTGTTCGTCACGCAGGTGTCGGTGCCGTACGTCCCGTGCCCCTGCCCCTTGACCGTCAGCTCGACGCCGACGTCCTCGCCGAGTTCGTCGGCCATCCGCCTGGCCCCCGCGTACGGAGTGGCCGGGTCTGCGGTGTTGCCGACGAGGAGGATCGGGGCCGCTCCCTCGGCGCTGACGTCCGGATCGTCGGACGCGCCCCTGACCGGCCAGTCGCTGCACGACAGCAGGCCTGAGGCCAGATCCGCGCCGAAGACGGGCGAGGCCGCCCGGAACCGGGGCAGCATCCGCTCCACGTCGTGCTGCGTGTAGCGCCGGGCGCTGTCCGCGCAGTGAATGGCCTGGTAGGCGTCCGCCGAGTTGGTGTAATGGCCGCTGGAGTCCCGCCCGTCGTAGGCGTCGGCGAGCAGGAGGAACGTGGTCCCCGTCCCGTGCTGTCCGGCTTCCCGCAGGGCCTGTGTCAGGTAGGGCCAGGAGTCCTTGGAGTACAGCGCCGCGGTGATGCCCGTGAGGGCCAGACCACGGGTGAGCCT contains:
- a CDS encoding alpha/beta hydrolase; amino-acid sequence: MLPRFRAASPVFGADLASGLLSCSDWPVRGASDDPDVSAEGAAPILLVGNTADPATPYAGARRMADELGEDVGVELTVKGQGHGTYGTDTCVTNTVNTYLLDGTMPRDGTVCE